One genomic segment of Ricinus communis isolate WT05 ecotype wild-type chromosome 5, ASM1957865v1, whole genome shotgun sequence includes these proteins:
- the LOC8267725 gene encoding DNA mismatch repair protein MSH4 isoform X1: MEEDGGERSSIVIGLIENRAKEVGMAAFDLRSASLHLSQYIETSSSYQNTKTLLQFYDPMVVIVPPNKMAPDGMVGVSELVDRFYALVKKVVMARGCFDDTKGAVLIKSLAATEPSALGLDTYYKQYYLCLAAAAATMKWIEAEKGVIVTNHSLLVTFNGSFDHMNIDATSVQNLEIIEPLHSSLWGTTNKKRSLFHMLKTTKTVGGTRLLRANLLQPLKDIETINTRLDCLDELMSNEQLFFGLSQVLRKFPKETDRVLCHFCFKPKKVTNEVLGDNARKSQVLISSIILLKTALDALPLLSKVLKDAKSFLLANVYKTICENEKYASIRRRIGEVIDEDVLHARVPFVARTQQCFAVKAGIDGLLDIARRTFCDTSEGIHNLANKYREEFKMPNLKLPFNSRQGFYFSIPHKDIQGKLPSKFIQVLKHGNNIHCSTLELASLNVRNRSAAEECYIRTEVCLEALLDAIREDASALTLLAEVLCLLDMLVNSFAHTISTKLVDRYTRPEFTSSGPLAIDAGRHPILESIHNDFVPNNLFVSEASNMVIVMGPNMSGKSTYLQQVCLIVILAQIGCYVPARFLTIRIVDRIFTRMGSVDNLESNSSTFMTEMKETAFIMQNVSQRSLIIMDELGRATSSSDGFSIAWSCCEHLLSLKAKSSAAHKMLGGFCLRRVVSANTCDRDVLECLTFFRYTIFATHMENLSELATIYPNVKLLHLDVTVKNNRLDFKFQLKDGPRHVPHYGLLLAEVAGLPSSVIETARSITSKIKEKEITQMEVHCHQYRQLQMIYHVAQRLICLKYSSQDEDSIRQALQNLKESYMDGKI; this comes from the exons ATGGAAGAGGATGGAGGAGAAAGGTCAAGCATCGTGATCGGCCTAATAGAAAACAGAGCCAAAGAG GTGGGAATGGCTGCTTTTGACTTGAGGTCAGCTTCATTGCATCTTTCTCAATATATTGAAACAAGTAGCTCTTACCAGAATACGAAGACCTTGTTGCAATTTTATGATCCTATGGTGGTCATTGTTCCTCCAAATAAAATGGCACCTGATGGAATGGTTGGAGTTTCAGAATTGGTTGATCGATTCTATGCTTTAGTCAAGAAG GTTGTGATGGCCCGTGGTTGCTTTGATGACACCAAG GGTGCTGTACTAATTAAAAGTTTAGCAGCCACGGAACCTTCAGCACTTGGTCTTGATACTTACTATAAGCAGTATTATCTCTGCCTGGCTGCTGCTGCAGCTACAATGAAGTG GATAGAAGCTGAGAAAGGGGTCATTGTTACAAACCATTCATTATTG GTTACCTTTAATGGTTCATTTGACCACATGAATATTGATGCAACTag TGTCCAGAATCTGGAAATCATTGAGCCACTTCATTCTTCCCTTTGGGGCACAACcaacaagaaaagaagtctATTCCATATGCTTAAGACGACAAAAACTGTAGGAGG GACTAGACTTCTACGTGCCAATCTGTTGCAGCCTTTAAAAGATATTGAAACTATCAATACTCGTCTTGATTGCTTG GATGAACTGATGAGCAATGAGCAACTGTTCTTTGGACTCTCTCAGGTTCTGCGTAAGTTTCCGAAAGAGACTG ATAGAGTACTCTGCCATTTCTGCTTTAAGCCAAAGAAAGTTACGAATGAGGTTTTGGGTGATAATGCTAGAAAGAGTCAGGTGTTGATATCAAgtattattttacttaaaacTGCCCTAGATGCGTTACCTTTACTCTCAAAG GTGCTTAAAGATGCAAAAAGTTTTCTTCTTGCAAATGTTTACAAGACTATAtgtgaaaatgagaaatatGCTTCCATCAGAAGAAG AATTGGAGAGGTGATAGATGAAGATGTGCTTCATGCACGGGTTCCCTTTGTTGCCCGAACGCAGCAGTGTTTTGCTGTCAAGGCTGGGATTGACGGACTTCTGGATATTGCACGGAGAACATTTTGTGATACCAGTGAAG GTATACATAATCTTGCAAACAAGTATCGTGAAGAATTCAAGATGCCAAACTTGAAACTTCCATTTAATAGTAGACAAGGCTTTTACTTTAGCATTCCACATAAGGACATCCAGGGAAAGCTGCCAAGCAAGTTTATTCAG GTCCTGAAACATGGAAACAATATACATTGCTCCACCTTAGAACTTGCTTCC CTGAATGTCAGAAATAGGTCTGCAGCTGAGGAATGCTATATAAGAACAGAAGTTTGCCTTGAAG CTCTATTAGATGCTATAAGGGAGGATGCCTCTGCACTCACACTGCTTGCTGAGGTTTTATGCCTGTTGGATATGCTTGTTAATTCATTTGCTCATACAATTTCAACTAAGCTCGTTGACCGTTATACTAGACCAGAATTCACTA GTAGTGGGCCATTGGCAATTGATGCTGGAAGACACCCTATCTTGGAAAGCATACACAATGACTTTGTT CCAAACAATCTCTTTGTTTCAGAAGCATCAAACATGGTCATTGTCATGGGACCAAATAT GAGTGGAAAGAGCACTTATCTTCAACAAGTTTGTCTTATTGTCATTTTGGCTCAGATCGGTTGTTATGTTCCTGCTCGCTTCTTAACTATAAGGATAGTTGATCGTATATTTACGAGGATGGGTTCAGTTGATAATCTTGAATCCAACTCCAGTACG TTTATGACAGAGATGAAAGAGACAGCTTTCATTATGCAGAATGTCTCCCAAAG AAGCCTGATCATTATGGATGAACTTGGGAGAGCAACTTCTTCTTCTGATGGATTTTCCATTGCCTGGAGCTGCTGTGAGCATTTGTTATCACTCAAAGC AAAAAGCTCTGCGGCACACAAAATGTTAGGAGGTTTCTGTTTAAGAAGAGTTGTGTCAGCAAACACTTGCGACAGGGATGTGCTTGAATGTTTGACATTCTTCAGGTATACCATATTTGCTACTCATATGGAGAACCTATCGGAACTAGCAACCATCTATCCGAATGTCAAGCTTCTTCACTTAGATGTCACTGTAAAAAACAACCGCTTAGACTTCAAG tttcaactcaagGATGGACCGAGACATGTACCCCATTATGGCCTTCTATTGGCTGAAGTGGCAGGCTTACCAAGCTCAGTGATTGAAACAGCTAGAAGCATCACATCAAAGATTAAGGAAAAG GAAATAACACAAATGGAAGTACACTGTCACCAATACCGACAATTACAGATGATATATCATGTTGCTCAGCGGCTAATATGCTTGAAGTATTCCAGCCAAGATGAAGATTCTATTCGGCAAGCACTACAGAATCTTAAAGAGAGCTACATGGATGGAAAGATCTGA
- the LOC8267725 gene encoding DNA mismatch repair protein MSH4 isoform X2, with protein MEEDGGERSSIVIGLIENRAKEVGMAAFDLRSASLHLSQYIETSSSYQNTKTLLQFYDPMVVIVPPNKMAPDGMVGVSELVDRFYALVKKVVMARGCFDDTKGAVLIKSLAATEPSALGLDTYYKQYYLCLAAAAATMKWIEAEKGVIVTNHSLLVTFNGSFDHMNIDATSVQNLEIIEPLHSSLWGTTNKKRSLFHMLKTTKTVGGTRLLRANLLQPLKDIETINTRLDCLDELMSNEQLFFGLSQVLRKFPKETDRVLCHFCFKPKKVTNEVLGDNARKSQVLISSIILLKTALDALPLLSKVLKDAKSFLLANVYKTICENEKYASIRRRIGEVIDEDVLHARVPFVARTQQCFAVKAGIDGLLDIARRTFCDTSEGIHNLANKYREEFKMPNLKLPFNSRQGFYFSIPHKDIQGKLPSKFIQVLKHGNNIHCSTLELASLNVRNRSAAEECYIRTEVCLEALLDAIREDASALTLLAEVLCLLDMLVNSFAHTISTKLVDRYTRPEFTSSGPLAIDAGRHPILESIHNDFVPNNLFVSEASNMVIVMGPNMSGKSTYLQQVCLIVILAQIGCYVPARFLTIRIVDRIFTRMGSVDNLESNSSTFMTEMKETAFIMQNVSQRSLIIMDELGRATSSSDGFSIAWSCCEHLLSLKAYTIFATHMENLSELATIYPNVKLLHLDVTVKNNRLDFKFQLKDGPRHVPHYGLLLAEVAGLPSSVIETARSITSKIKEKEITQMEVHCHQYRQLQMIYHVAQRLICLKYSSQDEDSIRQALQNLKESYMDGKI; from the exons ATGGAAGAGGATGGAGGAGAAAGGTCAAGCATCGTGATCGGCCTAATAGAAAACAGAGCCAAAGAG GTGGGAATGGCTGCTTTTGACTTGAGGTCAGCTTCATTGCATCTTTCTCAATATATTGAAACAAGTAGCTCTTACCAGAATACGAAGACCTTGTTGCAATTTTATGATCCTATGGTGGTCATTGTTCCTCCAAATAAAATGGCACCTGATGGAATGGTTGGAGTTTCAGAATTGGTTGATCGATTCTATGCTTTAGTCAAGAAG GTTGTGATGGCCCGTGGTTGCTTTGATGACACCAAG GGTGCTGTACTAATTAAAAGTTTAGCAGCCACGGAACCTTCAGCACTTGGTCTTGATACTTACTATAAGCAGTATTATCTCTGCCTGGCTGCTGCTGCAGCTACAATGAAGTG GATAGAAGCTGAGAAAGGGGTCATTGTTACAAACCATTCATTATTG GTTACCTTTAATGGTTCATTTGACCACATGAATATTGATGCAACTag TGTCCAGAATCTGGAAATCATTGAGCCACTTCATTCTTCCCTTTGGGGCACAACcaacaagaaaagaagtctATTCCATATGCTTAAGACGACAAAAACTGTAGGAGG GACTAGACTTCTACGTGCCAATCTGTTGCAGCCTTTAAAAGATATTGAAACTATCAATACTCGTCTTGATTGCTTG GATGAACTGATGAGCAATGAGCAACTGTTCTTTGGACTCTCTCAGGTTCTGCGTAAGTTTCCGAAAGAGACTG ATAGAGTACTCTGCCATTTCTGCTTTAAGCCAAAGAAAGTTACGAATGAGGTTTTGGGTGATAATGCTAGAAAGAGTCAGGTGTTGATATCAAgtattattttacttaaaacTGCCCTAGATGCGTTACCTTTACTCTCAAAG GTGCTTAAAGATGCAAAAAGTTTTCTTCTTGCAAATGTTTACAAGACTATAtgtgaaaatgagaaatatGCTTCCATCAGAAGAAG AATTGGAGAGGTGATAGATGAAGATGTGCTTCATGCACGGGTTCCCTTTGTTGCCCGAACGCAGCAGTGTTTTGCTGTCAAGGCTGGGATTGACGGACTTCTGGATATTGCACGGAGAACATTTTGTGATACCAGTGAAG GTATACATAATCTTGCAAACAAGTATCGTGAAGAATTCAAGATGCCAAACTTGAAACTTCCATTTAATAGTAGACAAGGCTTTTACTTTAGCATTCCACATAAGGACATCCAGGGAAAGCTGCCAAGCAAGTTTATTCAG GTCCTGAAACATGGAAACAATATACATTGCTCCACCTTAGAACTTGCTTCC CTGAATGTCAGAAATAGGTCTGCAGCTGAGGAATGCTATATAAGAACAGAAGTTTGCCTTGAAG CTCTATTAGATGCTATAAGGGAGGATGCCTCTGCACTCACACTGCTTGCTGAGGTTTTATGCCTGTTGGATATGCTTGTTAATTCATTTGCTCATACAATTTCAACTAAGCTCGTTGACCGTTATACTAGACCAGAATTCACTA GTAGTGGGCCATTGGCAATTGATGCTGGAAGACACCCTATCTTGGAAAGCATACACAATGACTTTGTT CCAAACAATCTCTTTGTTTCAGAAGCATCAAACATGGTCATTGTCATGGGACCAAATAT GAGTGGAAAGAGCACTTATCTTCAACAAGTTTGTCTTATTGTCATTTTGGCTCAGATCGGTTGTTATGTTCCTGCTCGCTTCTTAACTATAAGGATAGTTGATCGTATATTTACGAGGATGGGTTCAGTTGATAATCTTGAATCCAACTCCAGTACG TTTATGACAGAGATGAAAGAGACAGCTTTCATTATGCAGAATGTCTCCCAAAG AAGCCTGATCATTATGGATGAACTTGGGAGAGCAACTTCTTCTTCTGATGGATTTTCCATTGCCTGGAGCTGCTGTGAGCATTTGTTATCACTCAAAGC GTATACCATATTTGCTACTCATATGGAGAACCTATCGGAACTAGCAACCATCTATCCGAATGTCAAGCTTCTTCACTTAGATGTCACTGTAAAAAACAACCGCTTAGACTTCAAG tttcaactcaagGATGGACCGAGACATGTACCCCATTATGGCCTTCTATTGGCTGAAGTGGCAGGCTTACCAAGCTCAGTGATTGAAACAGCTAGAAGCATCACATCAAAGATTAAGGAAAAG GAAATAACACAAATGGAAGTACACTGTCACCAATACCGACAATTACAGATGATATATCATGTTGCTCAGCGGCTAATATGCTTGAAGTATTCCAGCCAAGATGAAGATTCTATTCGGCAAGCACTACAGAATCTTAAAGAGAGCTACATGGATGGAAAGATCTGA
- the LOC8267726 gene encoding 60S ribosomal protein L15-1, which produces MGAYKYVSELWRKKQSDVMRFLQRVRCWEYRQHPSIVRVTRPTRPDKARRMGYKAKQGYVIYRVRVRRGGRKRPVPKGIVYGKPTNQGVTQLKFQRSKRSVAEERAGRKLGGLRVLNSYWINEDSTYKYFEVILVDVAHNAIRNDPRINWLCKPVHKHRELRGLTSSGKKYRGLRGKGHLHHKNRPSRRGTWKRNNTLSLRRYR; this is translated from the exons ATGG GGGCTTACAAGTATGTGTCGGAGTTATGGAGGAAGAAGCAATCTGATGTCATGAGGTTTTTGCAGAGGGTGAGGTGCTGGGAGTACCGCCAGCATCCTTCCATTGTTCGTGTCACCCGTCCAACACGTCCTGACAAGGCTCGTCGTATGGGTTACAAGGCCAAGCAG GGTTATGTAATTTATCGTGTCAGAGTTAGACGTGGTGGTAGGAAGAGGCCAGTTCCTAAGGGTATTGTGTATGGTAAGCCCACCAACCAGGGTGTGACTCAACTGAAGTTCCAAAGAAGCAAGAGGTCTGTTGCAGAGGAGCGTGCTGGTAGGAAATTGGGAGGCCTCAGGGTTCTGAATTCCTACTGGATTAATGAG GACTCTACTTACAAGTATTTTGAGGTTATATTGGTTGATGTTGCACATAATGCTATCAGAAATGACCCACGGATCAACTGGCTCTGCAAACCTGTCCACAAGCACAGGGAACTCCGTGGTTTAACCTCATCTGGGAAGAAATACAGGGGTCTTCGTGGAAAGGGACATTTGCACCACAAGAACCGCCCTTCTCGCAGAGGAACCTGGAAGAGAAACAATACTCTCTCACTTCGCCGCTATCGCTGA
- the LOC8267727 gene encoding 3-isopropylmalate dehydratase small subunit 1 yields MAASSSTISLSQSPKLSVATTSNPSLSHSLFSSRALRFPSISLTTRPLSLRLSPLLAPRAAAASSSNLNSNSTTFHGLCYVVGDNIDTDQIIPAEYLTLVPSNPAEYEKLGSYALIGLPASYKTRFMEPNEMKTKYTIVIGGDNFGCGSSREHAPVALGAAGVAAVVAESYARIFFRNSVATGEIYPLETEVRICEECKTGDVVTIELAENRLINHTTGKEYKLKPIGDAGPVIEAGGIFAYARSTGMIPSQSA; encoded by the coding sequence ATGGCGGCTTCTTCTTCTACAATCTCTCTCTCACAAAGCCCTAAACTCTCCGTCGCCACCACTTCCAacccctctctctctcactctctCTTCTCTTCACGCGCTCTCAGATTCCCTTCAATCTCGCTGACCACCAGACCCCTCTCTCTCCGCTTGTCACCTCTCCTCGCTCCACGCGCCGCCGCCGCCTCCTCTTCCAACTTGAACTCCAACTCTACCACCTTCCACGGTCTCTGCTATGTCGTCGGAGACAACATAGACACCGACCAAATCATCCCCGCCGAATACCTAACCCTAGTCCCATCAAATCCAGCCGAATACGAAAAACTCGGTTCGTATGCCCTAATTGGTCTACCAGCATCATACAAGACCAGGTTTATGGAACCAAACGAGATGAAAACGAAATACACAATCGTGATTGGAGGCGATAATTTCGGGTGCGGATCGTCACGTGAGCATGCGCCAGTGGCACTAGGAGCAGCCGGAGTAGCTGCGGTGGTTGCGGAGTCTTATGCCAGAATATTCTTTAGGAATTCGGTAGCAACAGGAGAGATATATCCGTTAGAAACGGAAGTGAGGATATGTGAGGAGTGTAAAACTGGGGATGTGGTCACTATTGAGTTAGCTGAGAACCGTTTGATCAATCATACGACTGGGAAAGAATATAAGTTGAAGCCTATTGGTGATGCTGGTCCCGTTATTGAAGCTGGTGGGATTTTTGCCTATGCTAGGAGTACTGGCATGATTCCTTCACAATCTGCTTAA